CCTGGGGATCGCCATCACGGGCGCGACGGTTGCGGTGCAGGGCTTCGGCAACGTCGGCTCCGTCTCGGCGGATCTGCTGGCGAAGATCGGCGCGAAGATCGTCGCCGTCACCGACTGGAAGGGCGGCGTCTACAACGACGCCGGGCTCGACATTGCGAAGCTGATCGAATACTCGCAGCAGCACCGCACGATCGACGGCTTTCCCGGTGGCGACAAGCTGGACAACGCGAAGCTCTTCGGCCTCGACGTCGACGTCCTGGTGCCGGCGGCGCTCGAGAACCAGATCACGATGGACAACGCGCCCTCGATCAAGGCCCGGATCATCTCCGAAGGCGCCAACGGCCCGACGACGCCCGAAGCGCACAAGCACCTGCACGACCGGGGCGTGTTCGTCATCCCCGATATCCTCGCCAACGCCGGCGGCGTGACCACGTCGTATTTCGAGTGGGTCCAGGATCGCCACGGCTACTTCTGGACGGAAGAGGAAGTGAACAAGCGGCTCGAGGACAAGATGATCGAGGCGTTCAGCGACGTGCTGGGGATGTCGCTGCGCTACAAGACCGACCTCCGCACCGCCGCCTATATCGTCGCTATCAACCGCGTCGCTACCGTTACCAGGCTTCGCGGCATGTACGCGTAGCTGCGCCGTCGTAATTCGTCATTTACAACTGTCCGAATTCGAACAAACGCCGAA
This genomic window from Vicinamibacterales bacterium contains:
- a CDS encoding Glu/Leu/Phe/Val dehydrogenase, with protein sequence MLQEFDGAARILGLDPGIWKVLTHPKRQITVSCPVQMDNGEIEVFTGYRVQYNITLGPAKGGIRYHPNVSLDEVTALAAWMTWKCAVAHIPFGGGKGGIIVDPNRLSRRELEALTRRYVAEIVDAIGPEKDVPAPDVNTNDQIMAWIMDTYSMHVGHTSTAVVTGKPIEMGGSLGRREATGRGVMIVTREAAKHLGIAITGATVAVQGFGNVGSVSADLLAKIGAKIVAVTDWKGGVYNDAGLDIAKLIEYSQQHRTIDGFPGGDKLDNAKLFGLDVDVLVPAALENQITMDNAPSIKARIISEGANGPTTPEAHKHLHDRGVFVIPDILANAGGVTTSYFEWVQDRHGYFWTEEEVNKRLEDKMIEAFSDVLGMSLRYKTDLRTAAYIVAINRVATVTRLRGMYA